In the genome of Pseudoliparis swirei isolate HS2019 ecotype Mariana Trench chromosome 3, NWPU_hadal_v1, whole genome shotgun sequence, one region contains:
- the coro6 gene encoding coronin-6 has product MSRSIVRQSKFRHVFGQTVKAEQGYDDIRVSKVTWDSSFCAVNPKFLAVIVESSGGGAFLVLPLSKSGRVDKNYPLVIGHSGPVLDIDWCPHDDNILASCSEDCTAMVWQIPDHSLTRPLSDPIVILEGHSKRVGIVTWHPTARNILLTAGSDNLIIIWNVGTGEPLISMDDHPDLIYSISWNRNGSLFCTTCKDRRLRVCDPRKREVVAERLAPHDGIRPMRAIFTKDGNIFTTGFTRMSQRELGLWDPTNFEEPIALLELDTSNGVMLPYYDADANMVYLCGKGDSSIRYFEITDEPPYVHYLSTFSTKEPQRGMGFMPKRGVDVSKCEIARLFKLLDKKCEPITMTVPRKSDLFQDDLYPDTAGPEPAMEVEQWLDGRDEDPILVSMRGGYVPPKSRELKVAKKNLLDSRPTTRRSTSTVDTDSLPPELLESLLEEIQNLKVTVLSQEKRICGLEKKLSQYTNGTD; this is encoded by the exons ATGAGTCGCAGCATTGTGCGGCAGAGTAAGTTTCGCCACGTCTTCGGCCAGACGGTCAAGGCTGAGCAGGGCTACGATGACATTCGCGTTTCCAAGGTGACGTGGGACAGCTCCTTCTGCGCCGTCAACCCAAAGTTCCTGGCAGTCATCGTTGAATCCAGCGGAGGAGGAGCGTTCCTGGTGCTGCCCCTCTCTAAG TCGGGTCGTGTGGATAAGAACTACCCGCTTGTGATTGGGCACTCTGGACCGGTCCTCGATATCGACTGGTGCCCTCACGACGACAATATCCTGGCCAGCTGCTCGGAGGACTGCACTGCGATG GTGTGGCAGATCCCAGATCACTCTCTGACCCGCCCCCTCTCCGACCCCATTGTCATCCTGGAGGGACACTCCAAGCGTGTCGGTATTGTCACCTGGCACCCAACCGCACGCAACATACTACTCACTGcgg gcagtGATAACCTGATTATAATCTGGAACGTGGGCACAGGCGAGCCCCTCATCTCCATGGACGACCACCCAGACCTCATCTACAGCATCAGCTGGAACCGAAACGGCAGCTTGTTTTGTACCACCTGTAAGGACCGACGTCTGCGTGTCTGCGACCCACGCAAGAGGGAGGTGGTTGCG GAACGCCTGGCTCCACATGACGGTATCCGGCCAATGAGAGCCATCTTCACCAAAGACGGAAACATTTTCACCACAGGGTTCACCAGGATGAGCCAGAGAGAGCTCGGACTCTGGGACCCg ACCAATTTTGAGGAGCCCATTGCACTGTTGGAATTGGACACAAGTAACGGAGTGATGTTACCGTATTATGACGCAGACGCAAACATGGTCTACCTCTGTGGAAAG GGGGACAGCAGTATCCGTTACTTTGAGATCACAGATGAGCCGCCATATGTGCACTACCTCAGCACCTTCAGCACCAAGGAGCCCCAGAGAGGGATGGGCTTCATGCCCAAGAGAGGAGTGGACGTCAGCAAATGTGAGATCGCTCG GTTATTCAAACTCCTTGACAAAAAGTGTGAACCCATCACAATGACAGTTCCCAGAAAA TCGGATCTCTTCCAAGATGACCTGTACCCAGACACGGCGGGGCCCGAACCCGCCATGGAGGTTGAACAGTGGCTGGATGGCCGGGACGAAGATCCGATTCTGGTGTCCATGAGGGGGGGCTACGTGCCGCCCAAGAGCCGAGAGCTCAAAGTGGCAAAGAAGAACCTGCTGGACTCCAGACCCACCACCCGGCGGAGCACGTCCACCGTGGACACCGACAGTCTGCCG CCTGAGCTGCTCGAGAGCCTGTTGGAGGAAATTCAGAATCTAAAGGTCACAGTTTTGTCCCAAGAGAAGCGAATCTGTGGTTTGGAGAAGAAGCTTTCCCAGTACACCAACGGCACTGACTGA